A region from the Streptomyces lydicus genome encodes:
- a CDS encoding gallidermin/nisin family lantibiotic, whose product MGLKAPAQAQNGANLFDLDLEIGVEKSVAGPAITSISFCTPGCTSDGGGSGCSHCC is encoded by the coding sequence ATGGGCTTAAAGGCCCCCGCTCAGGCGCAGAACGGCGCGAACCTGTTCGACCTCGACCTGGAGATCGGCGTGGAGAAGTCCGTCGCCGGCCCGGCCATCACAAGCATCTCGTTCTGCACCCCGGGCTGCACCAGCGACGGTGGCGGCTCCGGCTGCAGCCACTGCTGCTGA
- a CDS encoding RNA polymerase sigma factor: protein MSSDEALLTAVAHGDQTALRALYERHAAAMLRLIRRLTSDQGVSEEILQETWLAVWRSAEGFRGESSVRGWLMGVARRQAHNQLRRSRPQLADLAEAQDVADPAPSVEDQIVVESEHTALRAAVRALPEHLREVLALVLVEEMAYPEVATALAIPVGTVKSRMSHARRRLGSMLAASRLEGTGRR from the coding sequence GTGAGTTCGGACGAAGCTCTGCTTACCGCCGTCGCCCACGGCGACCAGACCGCCCTACGGGCCCTCTACGAGAGGCATGCTGCCGCCATGCTCCGCCTCATCCGCAGACTCACCTCGGACCAGGGCGTGTCCGAGGAGATCCTGCAGGAGACCTGGCTGGCCGTATGGCGCTCGGCTGAAGGATTCCGCGGCGAATCCTCCGTACGGGGCTGGCTCATGGGCGTGGCCCGACGGCAGGCCCACAACCAGCTCCGCAGATCCCGGCCGCAACTGGCGGACCTGGCCGAGGCTCAGGACGTGGCCGACCCGGCGCCGAGCGTCGAGGACCAGATCGTGGTGGAGTCCGAGCACACCGCGCTACGGGCAGCCGTGCGCGCCCTTCCTGAGCATCTGCGCGAGGTCCTCGCGCTGGTGCTGGTCGAGGAGATGGCCTACCCGGAAGTGGCCACCGCGCTCGCCATCCCGGTGGGTACCGTCAAAAGCCGGATGTCCCACGCGCGAAGGCGACTGGGTAGCATGCTCGCCGCCTCGCGGCTGGAAGGAACGGGACGACGATGA
- a CDS encoding lantibiotic dehydratase — translation MSVRRTAVVERAVAEAAAPLPYEELVQRTAEAFPGAPAERVRGLLAELVRQEILITGAAPATGRAATRCATFCSCSPRSPSRPRTPAGYTTLCWPLSTDDRRTTPDPSATAANTWAGC, via the coding sequence GTGTCCGTGCGCAGGACAGCGGTCGTCGAACGGGCCGTGGCCGAGGCCGCGGCCCCACTGCCGTACGAGGAACTGGTCCAGCGCACCGCCGAGGCCTTCCCCGGCGCGCCTGCCGAGCGGGTCCGCGGCCTGCTAGCGGAACTGGTACGGCAGGAGATCCTCATCACCGGGGCTGCGCCCGCCACTGGACGGGCAGCGACCCGCTGCGCCACGTTCTGCAGCTGCTCGCCCCGGTCACCGAGCCGTCCGAGGACACCTGCCGGATACACGACGCTCTGCTGGCCGTTGAGCACCGACGACAGGCGTACGACGCCCGACCCGTCGGCGACGGCCGCGAACACCTGGGCCGGCTGCTGA